The Synechococcus sp. WH 8101 sequence GACCCGGCACGGTTGATCAGCAATCGCAGCAGTGGGCGCATGGGGGTGTTGATCGCGCAGGCGGCTCGGCTGCGGGGCGCTGCGGTCACGCTCGTGCATGGTCCGCTCAACCTGCCGCAGGCCTGGCTGGAAGGGCTGTGTTGTGAAGCGGTCGAGAGCGCCGTGCAGATGGGGCGGGCCCTTGAAGCCAATTGGCCTGAGGCCGACGCCCTGGTGATGGCCGCTGCCGTCGCTGACTGGCGGCGACGGGGTGGTCCGGCGGCGTCGAAAGCCAGCAAAGAGATCACGGCGTCGGCCCTCGTCGGCGACCTGGAGCTTGTGCCCGATCTCCTGGCGACCTTGGTGCACAACAGACGTCGCGACCAGGTTTGCCTCGGGTTTGCCGCCCTCAGTGGCGATGACGCCACACTTCAGGAGCGGGCCAAAGCCAAGATCAGGGCGAAGGGCTGCGACTGGCTGTTCGCCAACCCGATCGATCGGCCAGGACAGGGATTCGGTGCTGCCGCCAATGGTGGATGCTTGCTGGGGCTGGATCGCAGGCCGGGGGCGGAGCCGACCCTGGAATCCATCCCAACGATGGACAAATCAGGCCTGGCTCACGCGTTGCTGGACCGGCTGCTCGAGAGCCTGAATCAGGCCGCCATGCCCGCTGGATCCTGATCGAGCAGTTCGATGAATGTCTTCAGCTGAAGGCGAGGGATGTAGGGCCAACCGCCACTGCGTTCCATCGCCTGAAGCAGGGTGAAGAGCTTGTTGCGGTCTTCGGGAAGACTGCTCCGGAAGGGGCCGTCCTGAATGCTGCGATGCAGGCCCTCAATGCTGCGCAGGATCTCCAGCAGCGCTTCAGGCTGGTCGCTGCACTCTTCGGCAAGGTCCTGCAGGGCGGTGAGCAGGGGGACCAGCCGCTCCTGCAGTGCTCCCAGGGGAGTGGTGGCGTCGGGGCTGGACACGGGATCGCGACGGGTTGTTGAGAGCTGCAAAAGGCTAGCCGGACCTCCGGTTTGACCCCTGTAGGATCCGCCTGATCGGTGGATACCGTCGTCGTCTGGCCAATCGGCTTCCTTTCATGAGCATCCGTCCCCTGCTGGCCTTGGTGCTGGCTCTCTGTCTCACCCTGGTCACTGCATGCAGTGGTGGTGCCCAGGCGGTCGACCGTTCCAATGCAACCCGCTACGAAGACATCGTCAACACGGGCAAGGCGAACGATTGCCCGACCCTGTCTGATTCCGCCCGTGGCTCCATTGCGCTCGACATAGGCGGTTCCTATGAATTGCGCGATGTCTGCATGCACCCCTTACAGGTGTCTGTGAAGGGCGAGCCAGCGAATAAGCGCCAGGAAGCCCAATTTGTAGAGGGCAAGATTCTGACGCGCTACACCTCCAGCCTTGATGAGGTGTATGGCGATCTTGAAGTGAGCGAGGAGGGTCTCAGCTTCTCGGAAAAGGGTGGCATCGATTTCCAGCCGATCACCGTGCTCATTCCAGGCGGTGAGGAGTACCCCTTCACTTTCTCCAGCAAGAATCTTCAGGCCACGGCATCGGGATCCGCCATCACGACCAGCACCGATTTTGAAGGCACTTATCGCACCCCCAGCTATCGCACCAGCAACTTCATCGACCCCAAGGGTCGGGCCCTGACCACCGGTGTCGACTACCCCCAGGGACTGATCGGCCTGGGTGGTGATTACGAGGAGCTGCAGACCGAGAACGTCAAGCGCTACATCGATGGCACCGGTGTGATGAGCCTGTCGATCACTAAGGTCGATCCGGAGACCGGTGAATTCGCTGGTGTGTTCACCGCCATACAGCCCTCCGACTCTGATATGGGTGGTCGCGAAATCGTGGATGTGAAGATCAGCGGTGAGCTCTACGGTCGCCTGGAAGGGGCCTGATGCCCTGATCAGGGTGTCCACTCAGGGATTCAGGGGGGCGCGGCCCCCCTTTTTTGATGACGACCTGGGGTTGTGATCTGGGAGAATCGCGCCGTCTCCTGATTGATCGTCGCGCCTGTCATGACTGCCTCCACCTCCAGTTCTCAGGCATCCGGAGTGATCGCCCCCTATGGCGGCACCCTGGTGGATCTGATGGTGCCCACCACCGAGCAGGCAGCCGTCAAGGCGTCAGCTACTACCAGCATCGAGTGTTCCGATCGCAATGCCTGCGATGTGGAGCTGTTGGTGGTGGGAGGGTTCTCCCCCGAGCGTGGCTTCATGCACCGTGCCGACTACGAGGCTGTGGTGTCGGGGCACCGCACCACCTCGGGCTACCTCTTCGGCCTGCCGATCGTGATGGACACCGATCGAGAGGATGTGGCCATCGGCGACAAGGTGCTGCTCACTTACAAGGGCCAGGACCTGGCAGTGCTCACCATCGAAGACAAATGGGAGCCCGACAAGGTGGTGGAGGCCAAGGGCTGTTACGGCACCACGTCGCTGGAACATCCGGCGGTGCGCATGATTGCCACAGAGCGTCGTCGTTTTTATCTCGGTGGCCTGGTGCAGGGGCTAGAGCTGCCGAAGCGGGTGTTCCCGTGCAAGACGCCGGCGGAGGTGCGGGCTGGTCTGCCAGAGGGAGAGGACGTGGTGGCTTTCCAGTGCCGCAATCCGATCCATCGCGCTCACTACGAACTGTTCACCCGGGCGCTCCACGCCAGCAATGTGAGTGAGAACGCTGTGGTGTTGGTGCATCCCACCTGCGGCCCCACCCAGCAGGACGACATTCCCGGCACGGTGCGGTTTCAGACCTATGAGCGACTCGCCGCCGAGGTGGAGAACCCCCGCATCCGCTGGGCTTACCTTCCCTACGCCATGCACATGGCAGGGCCTCGCGAGGCGCTCCAGCACATGATCATTCGCCGCAATTACGGCTGCACCCACTTCATCATCGGCCGCGATATGGCCGGCTGCAAGTCATCGCTCACTGGCGAGGACTTCTACGGCCCTTACGACGCTCAGAACTTCGCCAAAGAGTGTGCCCCTGAGCTGATGATGGAAACGGTGCCCTCCCTCAACCTCGTTTACACCGAAGAGGAGGGGTATGTGACGGCTGAGCACGCGGAGGCCCGTGGGCTGCATGTGAAGAAGCTCAGCGGCACCCAGTTCCGCAAGCTGCTCCGCAGCGGCGAGGAGATCCCTGAATGGTTCGCCTTCCGTAGCGTGGTGGACGTGCTGCGGGCCGCCTGAGCTCTCAGGAACCCATTAACATTCCTTCATCAGAGGCGAGGCAATCTTGAACAAGCGCTGGCGCAATGTGGGGCTCTACGTGCTCCTCGTCGTGGTCGTGATCGTGGTGGGCACCGCTTTCCTCGATCGACCGGATCCATCCACCGCGGCCCGCACCCTTCGCTACAGCGACTTTGTGGAGGCGGTGCAGGACAACCAGGTCAGCCGCGTGTTGATCTCACCCGATCGGGGCACCGCCCAGGTGGTGGAGAACGATGGTCGCCGCGCTGAGGTGAACCTCGCCCCCGACAAGGATCTGCTCAAGCTGCTCACTGAGCACAACGTGGACATCGCCGTGCAGCCCACCCGGCAGCCCGGTGCCTGGCAGCAAGCAGCAGGCAGTCTGATCTTCCCCTTGCTGCTTCTGGGGGGACTGTTCTTCCTGTTCCGTCGCGCGCAGGGCGGCGGGGGTGGTGGCAACCCGGCCATGAATTTCGGCAAGAGCAAGGCGCGGGTACAGATGGAGCCCTCCACGCAGATCACCTTCGGGGATGTGGCGGGGATTGAAGGCGCCAAGCTTGAGCTCACCGAGGTCGTGGATTTCCTCAAGAACCCCGACCGTTTCACCGCCGTCGGCGCCAAGATTCCCAAGGGTGTGCTGCTGGTGGGGCCTCCCGGAACCGGAAAAACCCTTCTCGCCAAGGCCGTGGCTGGAGAAGCTGGCGTTCCGTTCTTCTCGATCTCCGGCTCCGAGTTCGTGGAGATGTTTGTGGGCGTCGGTGCCAGCCGCGTGCGCGATCTGTTCGAGCAGGCCAAGAAGAACGCACCTTGCATCGTGTTCATCGATGAGATTGATGCGGTCGGGCGTCAGCGTGGCGCTGGTTTGGGCGGTGGCAACGACGAGCGTGAACAAACCCTCAACCAGCTCCTCACGGAGATGGATGGCTTCGAGGGCAATACCGGCATCATCATCGTGGCGGCCACCAATCGCCCCGACGTGCTGGATTCGGCCCTGATGCGTCCTGGTCGCTTTGACCGTCAGGTGGTGGTGGATCGTCCTGATTACAGCGGTCGCCTACAGATTCTCAAGGTGCATGCCCGTGGCAAGACCCTGGCGAAGGATGTGGATCTCGACAAGGTGGCTCGCCGCACGCCCGGCTTCACCGGTGCCGATCTGTCCAATCTGCTCAATGAGGCTGCCATCCTCGCGGCGCGTCGTGAACTCACCGAAGTGAGCAACGATGAAATCAGTGATGCGATCGAGCGGGTGATGGCCGGTCCGGAGAAAAAGGATCGGGTGATGAGTGAACGGCGGAAGCGACTGGTCGCTTATCACGAAGCAGGGCATGCCCTCGTCGGTGCGCTCATGCCTGATTACGACCCTGTGCAGAAGATTTCGATCATTCCTCGCGGTCAGGCCGGTGGCCTCACCTTCTTCACTCCCAGTGAGGAGCGGATGGAATCGGGGCTTTACTCCCGTGCTTACTTGCAGAACCAGATGGCTGTGGCGCTAGGGGGTCGTGTTGCTGAGGAGATTGTCTACGGCGAAGACGAAGTCACCACCGGCGCCTCCAACGACTTGCAGCAGGTGGCTCAGGTGGCCCGACAGATGGTCACCCGCTTCGGCATGAGCGACAAGCTGGGCCCGGTGGCGCTGGGCCGCGCCCAGGGAGGCATGTTCCTGGGGCGCGACATCGCAGCGGAGCGCGATTTTTCGGAAGACACCGCAGCCACCATCGATGAGGAGGTGTCCGATCTCGTCTCGGTTGCCTACAAGCGGGCCACCCAGGTGCTCACGCAGAACCGTTCCGTGCTCGATGAACTGGCGGAAATGCTGGTCGATCAGGAAACGGTCGACGCTGAGGATCTTCAGGAGCTTCTGATGCGTCGGGACGTCCGGGTTGCCGAATACGTCTGATTCAGGCGTTGCCGACCATTCCCGCTGGCGTGCGCGTCAGCGGGAGTTGATCGTGTCGCTTCGAGCCCATCCCCTCTTGATGGTGTTCCGACCCGATCCTTCCGATCTCAGTGCGATCGATCTCTCACGCACTCAACTGTGCGCCTGGATTGATCAGCTCTCCGATCGGGGTGTGCGCCACGTGGAGGTGGCCTGGTCAGACTCCCCCCAATGGCCTGATCTCATTCGTGCTCTGCAGCAGCGTCACCCGCAACTGAGCATCGGTGCCGCTTCGATTCGCTGCCAACGCGCGCTCGAGCAAGCGGCGGAGCTGGGCCTGGCCTACGCGATGTCGCCCTGTCTTGACGACGTCCTCTTGGCGTTGGCTCGGCGCCTCGATCTGGTGCTGGTCCCCGGTGTGATGACGCCGTCGGAGATCCATCGCGCTGTGACCTGGGGATGTGAGCTGGTGAAACTGTTCCCTGCCGCCAGCCTTGGCATCGACTACCACCGCCTGCTGGCGGCGCCGATGGCACCGCTGCCATTCATGATTGCCGCTGGTGGTTTACGGGCCGATGGCTTGAAGGCCTGGCTGGCTGCGGGATATGACGCGATCGCCCTGGGCCGTTCAGCGATCGTGGCTGAACGCCTCGACCCGGCCTTGGACGAGTGGTTGACGTGAGACTTGGATGCTACAGAGGAGATAGACGTCTGTGGTTCTATGTCTCAACTCTCGATTCAATTGAGTGACAAGGCCGATGCCTTGATCGCTCAGCTGCAGAAGGAGATCTTCAATCGACGGCGCAAGAAGGTCACCGCTGCCGGCGTGGTGGAGTCTCTGGTGGAAAGTGGTGCCCGCTCCCAGTCTGATAAGCGCTTTGCCACGTCCTGGGCCAACCTGATCAAAGACATCGAGAAAGCGGCCAAACTGGCTGATGCGCATGGCAGTAAGCCGTCGTCACTCAGCGACGAAGAGTGGGTGCTGGTGTTGAGCCATCGGGCGCGCCTGGGCACAACCTCGGGGGGCAAGAAGGCTGCGAAACGGGCAACAACGCGCAAGCCAGCCGCGGCAAAAACAACTGCTGCGAAAACAGTCGTGGCCAGGAAGTCCTCTGCCCGCGCCGCTGCTGCTGATCAAGCTCCAGAGAGCAAGCCCAGGCCGGCCAGGCGCGCCCGCAAGAGTGCCGCTGCCGGATCTACCAACACCTCGGTCGCCAAGCGCATGGCCAAGGCGGTGGGTCGCCTCGGCACCACTCCTTTGCCGTCCCTCACCACCGGCGGCAACGGCATCAGCTCCCCGGCCCGGAGCTGAGGAGGCTGCATTGGCCGTGCTGGCGGAGCAGATGGTCCGCCAGCACCAGGTTCACCATCGCTTCCACCATCGGCACCGCACGGGGTAACACGCATGGGTCGTGACGCCCTTTGGCGGCCAGGGTGGTGGCCTCGCCGGCGGCATTGATGGTCTGTTGTTCTCGGCGGATCGTGGCCGTGGGTTTGAATCCCACCCGGATCAGGATCGGCTCGCCGTTACTGATGCCCCCCTGGATACCGCCCGAGTTGTTGGTGGCGGTGCGCAACCGGCCGTCCTCGCTGGGGAGGAAGGCATCGTTGTGCTCACTGCCCTTGAGGAGGGTGCCTGCAAAGCCTGAGCCGATCTCAAACCCCTTTGTGGCGGGAAGCGACATCACCGCTTTGGCGAGATCAGCCTCCAGCTTGTCGAACACCGGCATCCCCAGCCCCACCGGCGGGCGTCGCACCACGCATTCGATCACGCCACCACATGAGTCGCCGTCGCGGCCGATCGCCTCGATGCGCTCGATCATGCGCTCGGCCATGGCGGTATCGGGGCAGCGCACGATGGTGGCCTCCACATCGGCCCGCTGCACCTGGGCAGGGTCCACCCTGGCTTCCAGGTCGTGGATGCGGCTCACCCAGGCGATCACCTCCGTGCCATGGCTCCTGTTGAGAAGCTGTCGCGCGATCGCCCCAGCCGCCACGCGACCGATGGTTTCTCGGGCTGAGGCGCGACCGCCGCCGCTGCGGGCCTGAATGCCGTATTTCGCTTGATAGGTGGCATCGGCATGGGACGGGCGGAAGGCCACGTCCATCTCCCGATAGTCCTGGGGGCGTTGGTCTTTGTTGCGCACCAGCATCGCGATCGGTGTGCCCAGGGTCACGCCATCAAGCAGGCCGCTGAGGATCTCCACCTGGTCGGCTTCGTTGCGCGGCGTGGTGATCTTGCTCTGGCCCGGTCTGCGTCGGTCGAGCTCCGCCTGAATGGCCGCAAGATCGAGGGGGAGCCTCGGTGGGCAGCCATCCACGATCACCCCCACGCCACCGCCATGGGATTCGCCAAAGGTGCTGATGCGAAACAGTTGGCCGAAACTGCTGCCCATGGGATCTCTGCGCTGGCTAGAGCGTAAAGACCCGGCCCCTCAGTGTTTGCGGAAACGCATCAGGCCCCAGCTGAGCCGGCCCGCTTCGCCGCCATCCACCCAGTGGCCAAGGCCCGCGTCCATCCGTTCCAGGTAAGTGGGGCTGATGCTCTGGCTCAGTTCAGCCTTGCGCTGTCGCAATTCCTCGCGCACCCGGCTGTAGTGGCGCACCAGCATGCTGGTGCGGTCGTTCCAGATTTCCCGCGCCAGGCCAGCGGCCTCGGCCCACTGCTGATAGCGACCAGGAGAGCCGAGATCGGCGAGATGGATGCGTTGGAGAATGGCGTCGAGGGAGTCGGCGGCCACACCATCGGCAGCCATCGGATCGGTCATCACCATCACACCGCCGGGGCGAAGCACGCGGGCCGCTTCGCGCATCACCTGCTGGCGATCGCCGGAATGGAGAATCGCATCCTGACTCCACACCACATCGGCGCAACCGTCCGGAAGGGGCACCGCTTCGAAGGAGGCATCGTGCACGGTGATGCGCTCCTGCAAGCCGGCCTCCAGATTGAGGCTGCGATGGCGTGAATTTTCGACCTTGGAAATGTTGATTGCATCCACCCGCACCTCGGGATGACGACAGAGGTGCCGGGCGGCACCGCCGTAGCCAGACCCCAGATCCACGATCCGGCAGCCACCAGAGGCCCCGGCGGCGATCGTGTCATTGATCAATGCTTCAAGGGCCTCAACGGTGCGACGGCTGGCCTGGGCGATCGGCTCGTTGTCGGTGGCGTAGAGCCCCACATGGATGTCTTCACCACCCCAGATCTCGGCATAGAAGCGGTCGGCGTCGTCGCTGTCGTAGTACCCGGCGGCCGTGGTGGCCGCCGGCGAGAAAGAGGTCTGGCTCATGGTTCAGATCGCTGTGACGTCGGTGTCGCAGAGGTATTCCTTCTCGGCCACGTGCACGTAGAAGTCGGGATCGTCGTGACCGCGTTGGTAGTCGCCGTAGGTGCTGATGCGCTGGAAGCCCACCTCTCGCATCAGACGACGCACGTAGCCATGACGCAGCGGGAACATGTTGAGGTGATAGGTGCTGCCATCACTGAAGGCGTAGCGGAAACGGGCCAGGCCCTCATCGACGCAGTCGGGGCGCACCTCCACGTCTTTGCCGCAGTACACGTTGCCCTTGCCCTGCTTCACCGCGGCACCGCCCTCAAGCAGCCGGTCGTAATTGCGGTGATCGAGGATCAGGATGCCGTTGTGCTTCAGAACGGCGTAATACTCGGCGAGCGACTTACGACGGTCTCGCTCGCGGAACAGATGGGTGAAGGAGTTGCCCAGGCAGATCACCGCATCAAACTCACCATGGATGTCGCGGTTGAGAAAGCGCCAGTCGGCTTGAGCGGTGCGCAGCAGCTGATTGCGCTCGCGCGCATTGTGGAAGGCGCGCGCCAGCATGTTGGGGCTGCCATCGGCGCTCACCACGTCAAAGCCCTCTCGCAGCAGTCGGATCGAGTGAAATCCGGTGCCGGTGGCCACATCCAGCACCGACTTGGCGCCGTGTTCATGAAGCAGCTTCACGAAGAAGTCACCTTCGGCTTCTTCCCTTGCATCCCAGTCGATCAGCCGATCCCAGCGATCCGCGAATTGTTCGACATACTCCTGTTGGTAGTGATCGGTTTCTCGAACGCTCTCAGGAGATTCTCCGAACCGTTGGGCATCGGCGACTTCGGCTGATGCGTGGTTCCTGGTTGAGGTCATGCTGGTCTCGTCCTGTGTTACGCAGGGATGTCAGCGTTTCCGGCAGCACGATCTGCTTCCGGTGATCGCGCAGGCGACACCCTGACGCCGAATCGCAGCGGATTCTCGCCACCTCCCGAACCTAACCCTCAGAGCTCAGGTTGTCAGCATCGCAGTCAACATCGTTGGATCACGATGCTTCGAGATTCGCTCAGAAGCCAATGCTGCCAATGGGTCTTCCGGGATTGAGCCTCGCCTCGATGGCGTCATCGTTTGCTTGTTCCTGCGGAGTCTGCGTGCAGGTTGCTAAGGTCAAGAAATGGTGAAATGCGGATCCGAGATGCAATCGGAGATCTGTCTTCAGTCTGTCTGGAAAATATTCGGCGGC is a genomic window containing:
- the coaBC gene encoding bifunctional phosphopantothenoylcysteine decarboxylase/phosphopantothenate--cysteine ligase CoaBC; protein product: MLVAASGSIAAVKTPLLVSALVRAGAEVRCLLTPSAARLVSPVALACLSRHRCYQDADQWQPSEPRPLHIALAEWAELVIVAPLSATSLARWTQGLADGLLAGVLLACERPVLAAAAMNTGMWTQAAVRRNWQQLQADPRVWALDPAAGLLACDRIGEGRMASPELIELAAAHALMQADPAGHLPRDWAGRRLLVSAGPTVEALDPARLISNRSSGRMGVLIAQAARLRGAAVTLVHGPLNLPQAWLEGLCCEAVESAVQMGRALEANWPEADALVMAAAVADWRRRGGPAASKASKEITASALVGDLELVPDLLATLVHNRRRDQVCLGFAALSGDDATLQERAKAKIRAKGCDWLFANPIDRPGQGFGAAANGGCLLGLDRRPGAEPTLESIPTMDKSGLAHALLDRLLESLNQAAMPAGS
- a CDS encoding photosystem II manganese-stabilizing polypeptide, with the translated sequence MSIRPLLALVLALCLTLVTACSGGAQAVDRSNATRYEDIVNTGKANDCPTLSDSARGSIALDIGGSYELRDVCMHPLQVSVKGEPANKRQEAQFVEGKILTRYTSSLDEVYGDLEVSEEGLSFSEKGGIDFQPITVLIPGGEEYPFTFSSKNLQATASGSAITTSTDFEGTYRTPSYRTSNFIDPKGRALTTGVDYPQGLIGLGGDYEELQTENVKRYIDGTGVMSLSITKVDPETGEFAGVFTAIQPSDSDMGGREIVDVKISGELYGRLEGA
- the sat gene encoding sulfate adenylyltransferase — its product is MTASTSSSQASGVIAPYGGTLVDLMVPTTEQAAVKASATTSIECSDRNACDVELLVVGGFSPERGFMHRADYEAVVSGHRTTSGYLFGLPIVMDTDREDVAIGDKVLLTYKGQDLAVLTIEDKWEPDKVVEAKGCYGTTSLEHPAVRMIATERRRFYLGGLVQGLELPKRVFPCKTPAEVRAGLPEGEDVVAFQCRNPIHRAHYELFTRALHASNVSENAVVLVHPTCGPTQQDDIPGTVRFQTYERLAAEVENPRIRWAYLPYAMHMAGPREALQHMIIRRNYGCTHFIIGRDMAGCKSSLTGEDFYGPYDAQNFAKECAPELMMETVPSLNLVYTEEEGYVTAEHAEARGLHVKKLSGTQFRKLLRSGEEIPEWFAFRSVVDVLRAA
- the ftsH3 gene encoding ATP-dependent zinc metalloprotease FtsH3 translates to MNKRWRNVGLYVLLVVVVIVVGTAFLDRPDPSTAARTLRYSDFVEAVQDNQVSRVLISPDRGTAQVVENDGRRAEVNLAPDKDLLKLLTEHNVDIAVQPTRQPGAWQQAAGSLIFPLLLLGGLFFLFRRAQGGGGGGNPAMNFGKSKARVQMEPSTQITFGDVAGIEGAKLELTEVVDFLKNPDRFTAVGAKIPKGVLLVGPPGTGKTLLAKAVAGEAGVPFFSISGSEFVEMFVGVGASRVRDLFEQAKKNAPCIVFIDEIDAVGRQRGAGLGGGNDEREQTLNQLLTEMDGFEGNTGIIIVAATNRPDVLDSALMRPGRFDRQVVVDRPDYSGRLQILKVHARGKTLAKDVDLDKVARRTPGFTGADLSNLLNEAAILAARRELTEVSNDEISDAIERVMAGPEKKDRVMSERRKRLVAYHEAGHALVGALMPDYDPVQKISIIPRGQAGGLTFFTPSEERMESGLYSRAYLQNQMAVALGGRVAEEIVYGEDEVTTGASNDLQQVAQVARQMVTRFGMSDKLGPVALGRAQGGMFLGRDIAAERDFSEDTAATIDEEVSDLVSVAYKRATQVLTQNRSVLDELAEMLVDQETVDAEDLQELLMRRDVRVAEYV
- a CDS encoding bifunctional 4-hydroxy-2-oxoglutarate aldolase/2-dehydro-3-deoxy-phosphogluconate aldolase; the protein is MPNTSDSGVADHSRWRARQRELIVSLRAHPLLMVFRPDPSDLSAIDLSRTQLCAWIDQLSDRGVRHVEVAWSDSPQWPDLIRALQQRHPQLSIGAASIRCQRALEQAAELGLAYAMSPCLDDVLLALARRLDLVLVPGVMTPSEIHRAVTWGCELVKLFPAASLGIDYHRLLAAPMAPLPFMIAAGGLRADGLKAWLAAGYDAIALGRSAIVAERLDPALDEWLT
- the aroC gene encoding chorismate synthase, which encodes MGSSFGQLFRISTFGESHGGGVGVIVDGCPPRLPLDLAAIQAELDRRRPGQSKITTPRNEADQVEILSGLLDGVTLGTPIAMLVRNKDQRPQDYREMDVAFRPSHADATYQAKYGIQARSGGGRASARETIGRVAAGAIARQLLNRSHGTEVIAWVSRIHDLEARVDPAQVQRADVEATIVRCPDTAMAERMIERIEAIGRDGDSCGGVIECVVRRPPVGLGMPVFDKLEADLAKAVMSLPATKGFEIGSGFAGTLLKGSEHNDAFLPSEDGRLRTATNNSGGIQGGISNGEPILIRVGFKPTATIRREQQTINAAGEATTLAAKGRHDPCVLPRAVPMVEAMVNLVLADHLLRQHGQCSLLSSGPGS
- a CDS encoding methyltransferase domain-containing protein, encoding MSQTSFSPAATTAAGYYDSDDADRFYAEIWGGEDIHVGLYATDNEPIAQASRRTVEALEALINDTIAAGASGGCRIVDLGSGYGGAARHLCRHPEVRVDAINISKVENSRHRSLNLEAGLQERITVHDASFEAVPLPDGCADVVWSQDAILHSGDRQQVMREAARVLRPGGVMVMTDPMAADGVAADSLDAILQRIHLADLGSPGRYQQWAEAAGLAREIWNDRTSMLVRHYSRVREELRQRKAELSQSISPTYLERMDAGLGHWVDGGEAGRLSWGLMRFRKH
- a CDS encoding class I SAM-dependent methyltransferase, translating into MTSTRNHASAEVADAQRFGESPESVRETDHYQQEYVEQFADRWDRLIDWDAREEAEGDFFVKLLHEHGAKSVLDVATGTGFHSIRLLREGFDVVSADGSPNMLARAFHNARERNQLLRTAQADWRFLNRDIHGEFDAVICLGNSFTHLFRERDRRKSLAEYYAVLKHNGILILDHRNYDRLLEGGAAVKQGKGNVYCGKDVEVRPDCVDEGLARFRYAFSDGSTYHLNMFPLRHGYVRRLMREVGFQRISTYGDYQRGHDDPDFYVHVAEKEYLCDTDVTAI